The following coding sequences lie in one Lolium perenne isolate Kyuss_39 chromosome 2, Kyuss_2.0, whole genome shotgun sequence genomic window:
- the LOC127336926 gene encoding uncharacterized protein, with protein sequence MASGEVPAAAPAAAEKIRVVGAWAGPLEVELGAWTVPMLRAEVARRAGDVEPERIGLIFGGRVLKDDPATSLQQAGLKSNSKVLSNLASPDRGKAIAAEAAAAAAEEEHAARLVRLWEAAKSLSQRHSDGSFPEEDFNLDLEDQSGQKVMFGSTDDIKALKMALMLHQKAKILIKKDNYKEALDVLMMAEEAFSLCDPKLIERVDNVPMLQLDIVWCYFMLRDVSRLEVAGARLNKARLGFERSHGKDSTRFRLLQAARHADLAIYVRLELLEGVVAYYNGHTEKARDSLSSAQSKFMQLQVPDEAMTMLMEMGYEERSSKRALKMTGYDIQASVALLCEEREKKILRRKQDQETQREILEQMKYGKTPMNKGVDMQKLKSLTTIGFEKYLAAEALRINENDAEKALDLLTDPEKNCVLQSKIQSRRKRPSHVLGAGSSRARAAAAVTASGVVNPPPLVPDLNATEGDQEQLVNNEEDLNVADGHQEQLVNNEEAVNNNGEAGNHDEAMIDEADVNEEEASASHDERPNRDVVMENELANELTGDALDDYDIDVGNEGQAIAEYLSLLESAASS encoded by the exons ATGGCGTCCGGCGAGGTCCCGGCGGCGGCACCCGCGGCGGCAGAGAAGATTCGCGTAGTCGGTGCGTGGGCCGGCCCCCTGGAGGTGGAATTGGGCGCCTGGACGGTGCCGATGCTGCGGGCGGAAGTGGCGCGGCGGGCCGGGGACGTGGAGCCCGAGCGCATCGGCCTCATCTTCGGCGGCCGCGTGCTCAAGGACGACCCCGCCACCTCGCTGCAGCAGGCCGGACTCAAGAGCAACTCCAAGGTGCTCTCCAACCTCGCCTCCCCCGATCGCGGCAAGGCCATCGCCGCCGAGGCCGCCGCAGCGGCGGCCGAGGAGGAGCACGCCGCTAGGCTCGTCAGGCTCTG GGAAGCTGCAAAATCATTGTCCCAAAGGCATTCAGATGGTTccttccctgaagaagatttcaatCTAGATCTCGAGGATCAGAGTGGGCAGAAAGTGATGTTTGGATCTACAGATGATATCAA GGCTCTGAAGATGGCTCTAATGCTTCACCAAAAAGCCAAAATTCTTATCAAGAAGGACAATTATAAGGAGGCACTGGATGTGTTGATGATGGCTGAG GAAGCCTTTTCCCTTTGTGACCCTAAACTCATTGAG AGAGTTGATAATGTGCCAATGCTTCAACTGGATATAGTCTGGTGTTACTTTATGCTTCGTGATGTATCACGGTTAGAAGTTGCAGGGGCTCGCCTAAATAAAGCGAGGTTAGGATTTGAACGTTCCCATGGTAAAGATTCAACTCGCTTCAGGTTACTCCAGGCTGCTCGTCATGCAGATCTCGCTAT CTATGTAAGGCTGGAGCTGTTGGAAGGAGTGGTAGCATATTATAATGGCCATACTGAAAAGGCACGTGACTCTCTCAGCTCGGCACAATCTAAATTCATGCAG CTGCAAGTACCAGATGAAGCTATGACTATGTTAATGGAAATGGGCTACGAGGAACGCTCTTCAAAAAGAGCACTAAAGATGACTGGCTATGATATTCAAGCTTCTGTCGCTCTCTTATGTGAGGAGCGTGAAAAGAAAATTCTTAGAAGGAAGCAGGACCAAGAGACGCAAAGAGAGATCTT GGAACAAATGAAATATGGTAAAACTCCCATGAACAAGGGAGTTGATATGCAGAAGTTGAAAAGCTTGACTACTATTGG GTTTGAGAAGTATCTTGCTGCAGAGGCACTCCGCATAAATGAAAATGATGCTGAAAAAGCATTAGATCTTTTGACAGATCCTGAGAAGAACTGTGTCCTACAA AGTAAAATTCAGTCAAGGAGGAAACGACCATCTCATG TCTTGGGTGCAGGATCATCAAGAGCAAGGGCTGCTGCCGCTGTGACTGCTTCGGGGGTGGTTAACCCCCCGCCACTTGTCCCAGATTTGAATGCTACTGAAGGGGATCAGGAACAGCTAGTGAATAATGAAGAAGATTTGAACGTTGCTGATGGCCATCAGGAGCAGTTAGTGAATAATGAAGAAGCTGTGAACAACAATGGAGAAGCTGGGAACCATGATGAAGCGATGATCGATGAAGCAGATGTGAACGAGGAAGAAGCAAGTGCAAGCCATGATGAACGTCCAAACCGTGATGTAGTGATGGAAAATGAGCTCGCCAACGAGCTGACCGGGGATGCCCTGGATGACTATGACATTGATGTTGGCAACGAAGGGCAGGCTATAGCAGAGTACTTGAGCTTGCTGGAGTCTGCTGCTAGCTCTTGA
- the LOC127336925 gene encoding uncharacterized protein, translating to MESTKVSALLVLAMLAFSSPMVLACGSASCTTPSGGTGTTIPSVGGVVGTVTPVVGGAVPTVGGVASPVVGTVTGAVPTVGGVASPVVGKVGGMVTPVVGAVGGMVSPVVGTVGGAVPTVGGVVGTVSPVVGTVGGAVPTVGGIVGIVAPIIGGGSPSPKRHGGRKACPPSPPTPTPSPPTPAPTPPTPTPSPTPSSDTCPIDTLKLGVCLSILGNEVHIGDSKVKCCALVQGVAGLTAAACLCTAIKAKVLDLSLYVPLALSLLVNDCGCAVPPGYKCA from the coding sequence ATGGAGTCCACCAAGGTCTCAGCGCTGCTGGTGCTCGCCATGCTCGCGTTCTCCTCCCCCATGGTGCTGGCGTGCGGCTCCGCCTCGTGCACCACCCCGTCCGGCGGCACCGGCACCACCATCCCGTCTGTCGGCGGCGTTGTTGGCACCGTCACCCCTGTCGTCGGCGGCGCCGTCCCTACAGTCGGCGGCGTCGCCTCTCCGGTTGTCGGCACCGTTACCGGAGCCGTCCCTACCGTAGGCGGCGTTGCATCTCCGGTCGTCGGCAAAGTCGGCGGCATGGTGACTCCTGTCGTGGGCGCCGTTGGCGGCATGGTCTCTCCGGTCGTAGGCACCGTCGGCGGTGCCGTCCCTACAGTCGGCGGCGTCGTCGGTACCGTCTCTCCGGTCGTCGGCACCGTCGGCGGTGCCGTCCCCACAGTCGGCGGCATCGTGGGCATCGTCGCTCCCATCATCGGCGGCGGGAGCCCCTCTCCCAAGCGCCACGGCGGACGCAAGGCCTGCCCGCCTTCTCCCCCGACGCCCACGCCGTCTCCCCCGACGCCCGCGCCGACTCCGCCCACGCCCACCCCTAGCCCCACGCCGTCCTCCGACACCTGCCCCATCGACACGTTGAAGCTGGGCGTGTGCCTCAGCATTCTCGGAAACGAGGTGCacatcggcgacagcaaggtcaaGTGCTGCGCGCTCGTGCAGGGCGTCGCCGGCCTCACCGCCGCGGCGTGCCTCTGCACCGCCATCAAGGCCAAGGTGCTCGACCTCTCACTCTACGTGCCGCTCGCGCTCAGCCTGCTCGTCAACGACTGCGGCTGCGCCGTCCCGCCGGGCTACAAATGCGCCTAA